One part of the Mya arenaria isolate MELC-2E11 chromosome 3, ASM2691426v1 genome encodes these proteins:
- the LOC128228590 gene encoding RNA-binding protein RO60-like, with product MEELGITADMKMEDILNRMNQMRFGQTDCAMPLKDAIEMKRKDIDVFSVYTDCETWAGNIHPCIALNEYRKYAGKPDAKLIVCGMTANEFTIADKDDKNMLDISGFDSNAPRLIADFVQDKI from the exons ATGGAGGAGCTGGGTATAACAGCAGACATGAAAATGGAGGACATCCTGAACCGAATGAATCAGATGAGGTTTGGACAGACAGACTGCGCAATGCCCTTGAAGGACGCCATCGAGATGAAGAGGAAAGACATTGACGTATTCAGTGTCTACACAGATTGTGAAACTTG GGCCGGGAACATTCATCCTTGCATTGCCCTGAACGAATATCGCAAGTATGCTGGCAAGCCGGACGCCAAGCTGATTGTGTGTGGAATGACAGCTAACGAGTTCACTATTGCCGATAAAGACGACAAAAACATGCTGGACATCTCGGGATTTGATTCAAACGCACCCAGGTTGATCGCTGACTTCGTTCaggacaaaatttaa